A stretch of DNA from Deltaproteobacteria bacterium:
GGCTGATGGCTTGCCGGCCCGTGCTTCTGCCCTCCACGTCCAGCACCGGAAGGAACCGGATGCCGGCGCGCAGGAAATCCTCCCGGTAGAGCCGCGCGATGGCGAGGTTGTGGGGTATCTGCCAGAGGTAGAGCACGCCGAACAGGATCGCCGCCTCCAGGCCGAGGGTGCCTTGGGCCGCGGTCCATCCCACCACCGGCGGCAAGGCTCCGGGAACCGCGCCGATCAGGCTGCACACCGACGATTTCCGCTTGAAGGGCGTGTACAGGAACAGGTAGGTGACCGAGATGATGGCGGTCAGGAGCGCGCTGAGCACGTTCACGGCCACCATCAGCAGCAACAGTCCCGCCGCCACCATGACGCTTCCGAACAGAACGCACTCCAGCGGCTGCACGCGGCCCTCGGGAATGGGCCGGTGCCGCGTACGTTCCATGGCGGCGTCGATGTCGCCTTCCAGCGACTGGTTCAAAGCCAGCGTGCCGCCGGCGGCCAGTGCCGTCCCTAGCACCGTATGCAGCAGCGCCAGGTAGTCCGGCAACACCTCCGAGCCCATGTAGAAGCCCACCAGCGTGGTCATCAGGACCATCAGCACGAGCCGCGGCTTGGTGAGCTCCAGGTAGTCGAGCAGCCGGCGGGCGTAGGACGTCCCGACCACGTATGTTTCCGTTCGCGAAGTCACGCGGGCACCCTTTCGGAAACCACCCCGTCCATGACGGGAAGCCGTCCGGCGCCAAGCCGGC
This window harbors:
- the cyoE gene encoding heme o synthase, whose product is MVGTSYARRLLDYLELTKPRLVLMVLMTTLVGFYMGSEVLPDYLALLHTVLGTALAAGGTLALNQSLEGDIDAAMERTRHRPIPEGRVQPLECVLFGSVMVAAGLLLLMVAVNVLSALLTAIISVTYLFLYTPFKRKSSVCSLIGAVPGALPPVVGWTAAQGTLGLEAAILFGVLYLWQIPHNLAIARLYREDFLRAGIRFLPVLDVEGRSTGRQAISHCLALLVVSLMPTLTGFAGEIYYFAAMALGAGFLVYAIRLAALRSVTSARHLLFASLFYLPLLFVAMALDRIPV